The Geotrypetes seraphini chromosome 2, aGeoSer1.1, whole genome shotgun sequence genome contains the following window.
CCAGGAAGAGTGGGAGGATTTAGAAGAATGGCAGAAGAAACTTTACAAGGAGGTGATGAAAGAGAATTATCAGATGCTCAACTCCCTAGGTAAGGATAGATcactttttaattatttttttggaGGGAGATGAATAGAATATTGTGCATTACAGACTGAGTGACAGATTCAGTAACTACTGCAAACTATACACAAGAGCTTTTTCTTCATAATTCAAGCATAAACTTGATAGTGAAATGAATGAATGACAATGCAAGAAGACAGTGGGGCAGAGAGAGTGAGGGTGATCAAATTGGGGATAATGCAGTCACAGGGGAAAGAGACTGAAAGATATAGAGGGATGATGGAGGAAGGTGGACTAGAAGATGGCTTGGAGGACAAGGGCTAAGATGGAGGGAAGGACATGAGAAAGCAGGACATTTGTATGAGGGAGAAAATGGTAGAGAAGAGTGAATAAAGAAATAAGCgaagagaaagcaatgttacttaccgtaacagttgctatccagggacagcaggcagctattctcactaatgggtgacaagatccaacggagccccgatgcgggtGCCTCACAAAGAAGTGAAGAGAAGAAGTATACTCTGAATTTTCCTCCCATGGGTTTCAGTGCCAtctttacatcagtggtctccaGATTTGCCTCTCGCCCTCCTGCGGTaccttaggtgccgctctacactccgaagaagaacccgatgtcgaagcgcttccgctggcgtttcacggtcggcaggattgggctcactgcagtggagaccggaggacgctccagcggggaaggcttcttagccggcttacctggagggtgcgacgccggcgcggtgtcgcaCGGTGTCGACGAAGAAGGTGCCGACTGCGATGgaaccgatgtcggtgccggtgtagcggagtcggacatctcggcaccgaaaagcaaccgctgttggatctggcggtttttCAGAGTCCTTTTCTTTAACGATGCGCAGCGGGTACAAGTTGACGCTCGATgatccggaccaagacactgcagacaccagttatgtgggtctgtcagtgaaattggccgagcgcaccgctggcactttttaaacccgggttgagggggcatgaatggaaaaacggcttcagccaaatcgaagcccgaggcttcgatagtggcaataggccccgccggggcgaaaccgaaagaaaaggaaaaaaattactaatagaatttttttttttttttttaaataaaagaaataaaagaaaaaatgaggGAAAAGATATTTCCCAAAGGGTTTACGCGAGTGTGGAAGGCAAAAATCGAAAAATttgttcaacagccgttgaacacacgtcttcttagctccgcggaaactaagaaactggggacctcgcgcctgtgtcgggcgggaaggcactcgcgcacgcgcggtgcggcctctagaacaaGGGGGCAAGGAGGAAGGTCTAATAATTAGGCTGAGGGAAATCCCAGAATggaatttgtttttttattttattttctacaaGTTATGGCAGATACATAACAGAGCTGTAAACATAACAATTGTCTGTAAGGCCACGTTTAGAAACAGTGGAACCTAAATCAGCAACAGTTACGGTACCATGGCCTTGTTTTTCCTGTTCTTCATCATGAAAGAAATGCAGTAATTAGCCATCTGGTCCAAAGAGGGAGCAAAGTGGTATTCCCCTTGGtttttcatattcatttattccaaatatttttttattgtagtATAAAGCATACATAATACATactgagagtgtggcgcagtggttcgagctacagactcagcaccctgacattgtgggttcaaatctatgCTGCTctttttgaccctgggcaagtcgcttaatcccccccccccccccccattgccccaggtacattagatagattgtgagcgcaccgggacagacagggaaaaatgcttgagtacctgaataaattcatgtcaactgttctgagcttccctgggagaacagtatagaaaatggaataaatagtgtgaaaagcttcagcctctgataatcattgtgacatcataatgcctcattccaccaatgcctaagagccaacctcatcggtgatgtcacaatggcttgattgtcctagacttggctcatttttactacatttttatttctagagtggtgcagtggttaaagcctcagcactttgaggttgtgggttcaaactcgtgctgctccttgtgaccctgggcaagtcacttaatccctccattgccccaggtacattagatagattgtgagcctgccgggacagacagggaaaaatgcttgaggacctgaataaattcatgtaaaccgttctgagctctctggggagaatggtatagaaaatataataaataagtatgtaggtgggggatgggggatgcAGGCAACAAAGGGTGGGGAATGGGGatgttacattttggagaatGGAGCAGACGGCTAGGACTCCGGGAATAATTAACCCTGTCCACTGCAGACCCCTTCCCCCACCTACTTCTCCCTACATATAAAAACATCAGGGATATGTAAGTGGGGGATGGGATCTGCAGTGGACAGGGTTAATTATGACTGGTGGGACGGGGCAGGGGGAATTTCTCTATTTCAGGTTGCAAATGGGTGAGGCTGCTGGTTAAATCTCGGGGGATGAGAAGGCGGTGACCCACAGCTTCTTCCTCCTCCACCTCCCGGATCAAGTCGGGCTTGCCTCGGCCTTCTGACTTCTCTGCACCTGCTTTGCCTCTCCTCCATTTCCTCATGAGCAGTCCGGTTGATGAAGAGGTTCTCTTCAGAGCCTGCTGCCGCCATCACCCTGGGCCGAACGCAAAGCTGCTGCTGATCCCCATCTCGCCTCCCATCTTTGTGGCCTCCGACATCCGATCACCAGCATATGGCTTAGCCAGCAGCCCAAAAGGGTGCGTTAGCTACACccatcaataaagaatttacaaTAATCAAAGTAAGGTAACAAGATGAATGTTAGCAGCCACAAGCCCATGGCCACACTACAGTAAGGCTTGATTGTTTACagcagggctgtccaagtccggtcctcgggatctactggcaggccaggttttctggatatccacaatgaacatgcatgagagaggtttgcgtaccaagaaggcagtgcaggcaaatctctctcatgcatattcattgtggagatcctgaaaacctggcctgccagtagatctcgaggaccggacttgggcagccctggtttacaGGAACCAGCAGTGTGTGATAGCTGCATCAAGAGCAGAGTTTCCTCCTCAGTTCGATGGGCACTGCTCCCGAGCATCGTAACAAGCCTTTGATTTTCTCTAGAGCTCCAACATAAGTCATCTCTTCTCTTCCTGTAACATATATATATCTGATACTGTGTCATGTTGTTTCTATTATTATGATTCAATTTGCTTGTCTCTAAATTTACCTCATGGATTGTATTTATGCTTACATATCTTTGtttttaacaaaattgtaaaGTTTTATGTCAAACTATACCTGTTGCATACCACCTTGTGCCAGGCTTGTCCATTGCTCTTGAGAACTGCTGTTCCGAGATATCCATTCAGCGAAAGTTCTGACAACTGTCACCAAGAGTCTCCCATCTCAGTAAATGAtgtctgtccttttttttttccttatccaGAAATCGAGTCCAAGAGAAGACATGAGGTAGCGCTTCCCGAGGAGCTCACTAGACATCTGAAAGCGACTAAAACTGaattggagaaagaaagaagggatacTTGTCCATGTTGTGATTGGGGAAACAACTTCCAGACTCAGTGTAAACCAGAGGAGGGGCCAAGAAACTCTGGCAGATACTCCACTGAGAATGTGACTTCCTGTGAGCAAATTGCTGAAGGTATCCCACATGCCTCGGAACAGAGAAACCAAATTCAAAAAGAACAATTTGTGCATAATGAATTTGAAAACTGCTACATGGATCAAAGTCCTCCAAAATCACACCAGAGGTTACATGAAGGAGAGAGGCCAAGTACATGTACAGACTGTGGCGTGAAATTCAAACAGAAAGAGCTTTTCCCAGTAAGCAAAAAAATCCACACTAATTGTGGTAGACCATGCCCCTTTATTGAAAGtgggaaatttcttcaaaaacaaGACCTGGTAATGCCTAAGAGAACAAATACAGAAAAGAAACCCTTTGTTTGCAGTGAATGTGGTCACAGCTTCAGTCGGAAAGGCCATCTTCATCAGCACCAGAGAGTCCATACAGGTGAGAGACCCTTTGTTTGCAGTGAATGTGGAAAGAGCTTCAGTAAAAAATTTTGTCTTCAACAACATCTAAGAGTGCATACAGGCGAGAAACCCTTTCCATGCAGTGAATGCGGGAAAGGTTTCACTCACAAGGCACATCTTACACGACACCTGAGTGTGCATACAGGTGAGAAACCCTTTGTGTGCAGCCAGTGTGGAAACAGCTTCAGTAATAAATCCTATCTTCAACGACATTTCAGGGTGCATACGGCTGAGAATCCCTTTCCGTGCCAAGAATGTGGGAAAGAATTCAAGCAGAAAAGGTATCTCGCAGGACACCTGAAAATTCACACGGGACACTTGAAAATTCACACAGGGCACCTGAAAATTCACACAAGAGATAGACTCTTTTCGTGCCCTGATTGTGGGAAAGGCTTTGTTCAGGAGACTACATTTTTGAGACACCAGGACACCCATAGAGCAGAGAGGCCCTTTCTGTGCAGAGAATGTGGAAAATGTTTCCGTCTGAAGGAGGATATATTAGATCACCTCAAAATGCATTGGTGATCTAAGGGGCAGAGAATAATAGGATATAGTAAAATTCAAGTGTAGgaggagcctaatggttagagcaatgaGCTGAGCATCAGGGGAGCCCAGTTCAGATGCCACGGTGGCTCCTTATGTCTTGACAGGCCTCACTGAGTGCCTTCATGTGTTCTTCTTGTTGTATAACATCGCGACCATTACTAGGATGAAACCAAAATGACACTGGCC
Protein-coding sequences here:
- the LOC117354505 gene encoding gastrula zinc finger protein XlCGF57.1-like isoform X3, which translates into the protein MPAGDFAQVPITFEDIAIYFSQEEWEDLEEWQKKLYKEVMKENYQMLNSLEIESKRRHEVALPEELTRHLKATKTELEKERRDTCPCCDWGNNFQTQCKPEEGPRNSGRYSTENVTSCEQIAEGIPHASEQRNQIQKEQFVHNEFENCYMDQSPPKSHQRLHEGERPSTCTDCGVKFKQKELFPVSKKIHTNCGRPCPFIESGKFLQKQDLVMPKRTNTEKKPFVCSECGHSFSRKGHLHQHQRVHTGERPFVCSECGKSFSKKFCLQQHLRVHTGEKPFPCSECGKGFTHKAHLTRHLSVHTGEKPFVCSQCGNSFSNKSYLQRHFRVHTAENPFPCQECGKEFKQKRYLAGHLKIHTGHLKIHTGHLKIHTRDRLFSCPDCGKGFVQETTFLRHQDTHRAERPFLCRECGKCFRLKEDILDHLKMHW